The Fibrobacter sp. UWB5 genome has a window encoding:
- a CDS encoding sulfide/dihydroorotate dehydrogenase-like FAD/NAD-binding protein, protein MAKILFKKQMSSAVYMFRVEAPLIAQERKAGQFIILQTNKDNGERVPLTIADADTTEGSITLIFQTVGKTTTELSKFEVGDDIPVLVGPLGSPTHIENFGHVVCVCGGVGIAPMHPIVQALKAAGNKVTIIMGARNESLFLMKDEMTALADNIIFMTDDGSYGRKGLVTEPLKELCEDTKGKPDMVIAIGPPIMMKFCALTTKPYGVKTVVSLNSIMVDGTGMCGGCRVTIGGKTKFVCVDGPEFDGHEVDWNNMLQRMGAFKPQEQESLHRFGANDGHKCNIDKMADAKAKESK, encoded by the coding sequence ATGGCAAAAATTCTCTTTAAAAAACAAATGTCTTCCGCGGTCTACATGTTCCGCGTCGAGGCCCCGCTGATCGCTCAAGAGCGTAAGGCCGGCCAGTTTATCATCCTCCAGACGAACAAGGACAACGGCGAACGCGTGCCTCTCACCATCGCCGATGCCGACACGACTGAAGGCTCTATCACCCTGATTTTCCAGACGGTTGGCAAGACCACCACCGAACTTTCCAAGTTCGAAGTCGGTGACGATATTCCCGTGCTCGTGGGCCCGCTCGGCTCTCCGACCCACATCGAGAATTTTGGCCACGTGGTTTGCGTGTGCGGTGGCGTGGGTATCGCCCCGATGCACCCGATCGTTCAGGCCCTCAAGGCTGCAGGCAACAAGGTCACCATCATCATGGGTGCCCGTAACGAAAGCCTGTTCCTCATGAAGGACGAAATGACCGCTCTCGCCGACAACATCATCTTCATGACCGACGACGGTTCCTATGGCCGCAAGGGGCTCGTGACCGAACCGCTTAAGGAACTCTGCGAAGACACCAAGGGCAAGCCCGACATGGTGATCGCTATCGGTCCTCCGATCATGATGAAGTTCTGCGCCCTCACCACCAAGCCCTACGGCGTGAAGACCGTGGTGAGCCTCAATAGCATCATGGTGGACGGAACCGGCATGTGCGGTGGCTGCCGCGTGACTATCGGTGGCAAGACCAAGTTCGTCTGCGTCGACGGTCCGGAATTCGACGGTCACGAAGTCGACTGGAACAACATGCTCCAGCGTATGGGCGCCTTCAAGCCCCAGGAACAGGAATCTCTGCACCGCTTCGGTGCAAACGATGGCCACAAGTGCAACATTGACAAGATGGCTGACGCAAAGGCCAAGGAGAGCAAGTAA
- the gltA gene encoding NADPH-dependent glutamate synthase produces the protein MSEHLTREQLDAAAKVELEKINALPKPLKPKDKTAIPAQPMPQLEPSYRARVMEEVAQGYTEAQAIVEANRCLACKNQPCVESCPVHIDIPAFIAKIAEGDFKAAIAKIKETSLLPAICGRVCPQERQCQMNCTMGKMHKDVNQAVAIGRLERFAADYERNNGGASVPAVKPATGKKVAVIGSGPAGLVVAADVRREGHDVTIFEAFHKLGGVVRYGIPEFRLPKKIVDNEIESLAAMGVKFETNFVIGRTRKLKDLIEKDGFDAVFVGTGAGLPLFMNIEGENLVGVFAANEYLTRANLMRAYDKEHADTPMWPGKNVVVLGGGNVAMDAARMALRLGAEKVRIIYRRSMNELPARKEEVLHAQEEGVEFCVLQNPAKILGDEAGHVRGMLVDKYELGEPDEKGRPRPVKVEGASFEIECDTVLVAIGNGSNPLISNTTPELSVDKKGHILLEDAAANKTFMEKVYAGGDIVLGAATVILAMGEGRRAAAGINEYLKK, from the coding sequence ATGTCTGAACATTTGACTCGTGAACAGTTGGACGCCGCCGCCAAGGTGGAACTTGAAAAGATTAATGCCCTTCCGAAGCCGCTCAAGCCCAAGGACAAGACTGCCATTCCGGCACAGCCGATGCCGCAGCTCGAACCCAGCTACCGCGCCCGCGTGATGGAAGAAGTCGCCCAGGGTTACACCGAAGCCCAGGCTATCGTCGAAGCTAACCGCTGCCTCGCTTGTAAGAACCAGCCTTGCGTCGAAAGCTGCCCGGTGCACATCGACATTCCGGCCTTCATCGCCAAGATTGCCGAAGGTGACTTCAAGGCCGCTATCGCCAAGATTAAGGAAACCAGCTTGCTCCCGGCAATCTGCGGCCGCGTTTGCCCGCAGGAACGCCAGTGCCAGATGAACTGCACCATGGGCAAGATGCACAAGGACGTGAACCAGGCTGTGGCTATCGGCCGCCTGGAACGCTTTGCTGCCGACTATGAACGCAACAACGGTGGTGCCTCTGTGCCGGCCGTGAAGCCCGCTACCGGCAAGAAGGTGGCTGTGATCGGTTCCGGTCCTGCCGGCCTGGTTGTCGCTGCTGACGTGCGCCGCGAAGGCCACGACGTGACCATCTTCGAAGCTTTCCACAAGCTTGGTGGTGTGGTCCGCTACGGTATTCCTGAATTCCGTCTCCCGAAGAAGATCGTGGACAACGAAATTGAATCCCTCGCTGCCATGGGCGTGAAGTTCGAGACAAATTTTGTCATCGGCCGTACCCGCAAGCTCAAGGACTTGATTGAAAAGGATGGCTTCGATGCCGTGTTCGTCGGTACTGGTGCAGGCCTCCCGCTCTTCATGAACATCGAAGGTGAAAACTTGGTTGGTGTGTTCGCCGCTAACGAATACCTGACCCGCGCCAACCTCATGCGCGCCTACGACAAGGAACATGCAGATACTCCGATGTGGCCCGGTAAGAACGTGGTCGTTCTCGGTGGTGGTAACGTCGCTATGGACGCTGCCCGTATGGCTCTCCGTCTCGGTGCCGAAAAGGTCCGCATCATTTACCGCCGCAGCATGAACGAACTCCCGGCCCGTAAGGAAGAAGTTCTCCATGCTCAGGAAGAGGGTGTCGAATTCTGCGTTCTGCAGAACCCGGCCAAGATCCTTGGCGACGAAGCCGGCCACGTGCGCGGCATGCTCGTCGACAAGTACGAACTCGGCGAACCCGACGAAAAGGGCCGTCCGCGTCCGGTCAAGGTCGAAGGTGCAAGCTTCGAAATCGAATGCGACACCGTGCTCGTTGCTATCGGTAACGGTTCTAACCCGCTCATCAGCAACACCACGCCGGAACTCTCCGTCGACAAGAAGGGTCACATCCTTCTCGAAGATGCTGCTGCCAACAAGACCTTTATGGAAAAGGTTTATGCCGGTGGTGACATCGTGCTCGGCGCTGCAACCGTGATCCTCGCCATGGGTGAGGGTCGTCGTGCTGCTGCAGGCATCAACGAATATTTGAAGAAATAA
- a CDS encoding NAD(P)-dependent oxidoreductase, giving the protein MQFDTFIIFGGCGFIGSHTANLLRSRYPDAKIVIADLLAEGSALSQRVDVRNPISLQGEFGKSTLIFNFAAIHRTPGHPDHAYFETNIRGAENVCEFAREHNIENIVFTSSIAPYGAAEELKTEETLPTPNTPYGISKLVAEKIHREWAAEDSNRRLSIVRPGIVFGTGENGNMTRLYRALKKRKFAYAGRKDTIKACIYVKDLVRVMLAMAENQNADRIQLHNCCYYPSFTIEQIANTMLKATGMNRHIPYIPKKPMMAAATICGVLGGLGLGICPARVKKLMISTNIDGHKLAKNYPLSYSLESAFRDWFKDCEEKELV; this is encoded by the coding sequence ATGCAGTTCGATACTTTTATCATATTTGGTGGTTGCGGTTTTATTGGTTCGCATACGGCGAATTTGCTTCGTTCAAGATACCCAGATGCAAAAATTGTTATTGCAGACCTTTTGGCAGAGGGATCCGCTCTTTCTCAAAGAGTCGATGTGCGTAACCCGATCAGTTTACAGGGTGAATTTGGTAAAAGTACCTTAATATTTAATTTCGCGGCAATTCATCGTACGCCAGGTCATCCTGACCATGCATATTTTGAAACGAACATTCGTGGTGCCGAAAATGTTTGCGAATTCGCACGCGAACACAACATTGAAAACATTGTTTTTACTAGTAGTATTGCCCCGTATGGAGCGGCCGAAGAATTAAAGACGGAAGAAACTCTGCCAACTCCCAACACACCTTATGGCATATCTAAATTGGTGGCCGAAAAGATTCATCGTGAATGGGCTGCCGAAGATTCTAATCGTAGACTCTCGATTGTGCGCCCGGGCATTGTGTTCGGTACCGGTGAAAATGGTAACATGACCCGCCTCTATAGGGCGCTCAAGAAACGTAAGTTTGCTTATGCGGGCCGTAAGGATACAATCAAGGCTTGCATTTATGTGAAGGACTTGGTGCGTGTGATGCTGGCCATGGCTGAAAATCAAAATGCTGACCGCATTCAGTTGCATAACTGTTGCTATTATCCCTCATTTACCATTGAACAAATTGCTAATACCATGCTCAAAGCAACAGGCATGAATCGTCATATTCCGTATATTCCCAAGAAACCCATGATGGCTGCTGCTACCATTTGTGGTGTGCTTGGAGGCTTGGGACTAGGTATTTGCCCTGCTCGTGTGAAAAAGCTGATGATTAGCACGAATATTGATGGTCATAAACTGGCGAAAAACTATCCGCTTTCTTATTCGCTAGAAAGTGCGTTTAGGGATTGGTTTAAGGATTGCGAAGAAAAGGAACTGGTGTAA
- a CDS encoding glycosyltransferase family 2 protein yields the protein MSSRKVSVIIMTLNAEMYIKNMLDILCRQSLRPVEIIVADSESTDKTVEIAKTYELVKIFDVKRSEFDHGGSRDAALRASVGDFVLFFTQDAVIEQENYIEQITSNFEDESVAMVCARQKAKTDAAHYERLIREFNYPMVKKVRTKADIDVMGVKAFYMSDACSAYRRTAYFDLGGFEHPILTNEDMLIAACALKKGYKTVYDPSVYVLHSHNFTCKQEFKRNFDVAAFMVMHKDVFAGMKIEGEGMKLVKYVSKGLLSRLHFISFFKFGMICVAKFAGYRKGCCVESMGLDEIKENSGLPGWWK from the coding sequence ATGTCTTCTAGGAAGGTTAGCGTTATTATAATGACGCTTAACGCTGAAATGTATATCAAGAACATGCTTGATATTTTGTGTAGACAATCATTAAGGCCGGTTGAAATAATTGTTGCTGATTCTGAGTCAACTGATAAAACTGTTGAAATTGCCAAAACATATGAATTGGTGAAAATATTTGATGTAAAGCGGTCTGAATTTGACCATGGTGGCTCTCGAGATGCAGCTTTGAGAGCGTCTGTAGGCGATTTTGTTTTGTTCTTTACGCAGGATGCTGTAATTGAACAGGAAAATTACATTGAACAGATTACATCTAATTTTGAGGATGAATCTGTTGCTATGGTTTGTGCTCGTCAAAAGGCAAAAACTGATGCCGCTCATTATGAACGTCTAATTCGGGAATTTAATTACCCAATGGTAAAGAAAGTTCGTACCAAGGCTGATATTGATGTAATGGGCGTGAAGGCTTTTTATATGAGCGATGCATGTTCAGCATATAGAAGAACTGCATATTTTGATTTGGGCGGATTTGAACATCCAATTCTTACCAACGAGGATATGCTGATTGCTGCATGCGCTCTGAAAAAAGGTTACAAAACTGTTTACGATCCCAGTGTTTATGTGCTGCATTCTCACAATTTTACGTGCAAACAAGAATTTAAACGTAATTTTGATGTTGCAGCCTTTATGGTCATGCACAAAGATGTATTTGCTGGTATGAAGATTGAAGGCGAAGGAATGAAATTAGTGAAATATGTGTCTAAAGGTTTGCTTAGTCGGTTGCACTTTATCTCTTTCTTTAAATTCGGTATGATTTGTGTTGCTAAGTTTGCTGGATATCGTAAAGGCTGTTGTGTTGAAAGTATGGGTCTTGACGAAATAAAAGAGAATAGTGGTTTGCCTGGGTGGTGGAAGTAG
- a CDS encoding polysaccharide pyruvyl transferase family protein, which translates to MKIGILNLALDNNYGGNLQRFALITFLQKLGHQAKHIQIKGYDFLPWYKVPYAYPKRFVLKFVLHKINHIRQEKFSNQEQKDLWKTIEPFYEHYVPHTGAIKNKEQLKIVSDLENFDAVIVGSDQVWRASMTRCFGMSSYMLDFVSRDKTKKIAYAVSLGVDNPELNPSQAMRLNNLYRQFSAVSVRESSALKLFDQYGWTYPRAEVCVDPTLLLDVEDYNRVIDNANVNDCTTGKIFAYLLDATFEKENRIRKESAAKKFAVHCMGLHDASTSIEQWLNNIRRAEMVVTDSFHGVVFSVIFDKPFLFLGNQRRGNARLLSLLVMLDVDPRNLDCFIHVQKKTKLIAARKKSAEFLKMALET; encoded by the coding sequence ATGAAAATAGGAATTTTAAATTTAGCCCTTGACAATAATTATGGAGGAAATCTTCAGCGCTTTGCACTAATTACTTTTTTGCAAAAATTAGGGCATCAGGCTAAGCATATTCAAATTAAAGGTTATGATTTTTTGCCTTGGTATAAGGTTCCCTATGCTTATCCAAAACGGTTTGTCTTGAAATTTGTATTGCATAAGATAAACCATATTCGTCAGGAAAAATTTTCCAATCAAGAACAGAAAGATCTTTGGAAAACTATAGAACCATTCTATGAACACTATGTTCCTCATACAGGTGCTATTAAAAATAAGGAACAATTGAAAATTGTATCTGATTTGGAAAACTTTGATGCTGTGATTGTTGGTTCTGATCAAGTCTGGCGAGCCTCCATGACAAGATGTTTCGGTATGTCTTCGTATATGCTGGATTTTGTTTCAAGGGATAAAACAAAGAAAATTGCTTATGCGGTTTCTTTAGGTGTTGATAATCCTGAATTGAATCCAAGTCAGGCAATGCGCTTGAATAATCTTTATCGCCAGTTCAGTGCAGTTTCTGTAAGAGAATCTTCGGCTTTAAAGTTGTTCGATCAATATGGGTGGACTTATCCGCGTGCGGAGGTTTGCGTTGACCCGACTTTGCTATTGGATGTTGAAGATTATAATCGTGTGATAGATAATGCAAATGTTAATGATTGCACAACAGGGAAAATTTTTGCATATCTACTAGACGCTACATTTGAAAAAGAGAATCGAATAAGAAAGGAGTCGGCAGCGAAGAAATTTGCGGTGCATTGTATGGGATTGCATGATGCGTCAACCTCTATAGAACAATGGCTTAACAACATTCGAAGGGCCGAAATGGTTGTGACCGATTCTTTCCATGGAGTGGTGTTTAGCGTCATTTTTGATAAACCGTTTTTATTTCTTGGAAACCAAAGACGAGGGAATGCTAGATTACTGTCTTTACTTGTTATGCTGGATGTTGACCCCCGGAATTTGGATTGTTTTATTCATGTTCAGAAAAAAACGAAATTGATTGCTGCGAGAAAAAAATCTGCAGAATTTTTAAAAATGGCGTTGGAAACGTAA
- a CDS encoding glycosyltransferase family 4 protein — translation MKILIVSDEITHPSTAGNRQWILAQSNLLMELGHEVHFLYIKKKSLRSKHSIDETEAKKFWAEKFHVLDTGRLGGLRYAFFLQLRQRFCKGYFKCDDMYVAKLTKTVEMLNEEHGFDAVFVNYYWLSKLFLKTKIPLRVLCTHDCFSFKDLKGGKNAWMCTSANEEAKALQRCDVVLGLQQDESTYFSYLAPLSKVYTVYCPYKYYAQPIAGNHNIMFLSGPNGYNLEGLNWFVDEILPLIKDRYADAKLIIGGGVCKVLTRLKGRTDVELLGFVNDPYEFWARGDVAINPTFRGTGLKIKTFEAISFDKVVMVHPHSAVGIFKCDSAPLFASENPQKWVDFISKVWSSCGEIESIKSKNCQYIENLNGYIREQFKEMLNCCDK, via the coding sequence ATGAAGATTTTAATTGTTTCTGATGAAATTACACATCCCTCAACAGCTGGGAATCGTCAGTGGATTTTAGCTCAAAGTAATTTGCTTATGGAACTTGGACATGAAGTGCATTTTCTGTATATCAAAAAGAAATCGTTAAGGTCTAAACATAGCATTGATGAAACTGAAGCTAAAAAATTTTGGGCAGAAAAATTTCATGTCCTAGATACAGGCCGTTTAGGTGGGTTACGATATGCCTTTTTTCTGCAGTTGCGTCAGAGATTTTGCAAGGGATATTTTAAATGCGATGATATGTATGTAGCCAAATTAACAAAGACAGTTGAAATGTTGAATGAAGAACATGGTTTTGATGCTGTTTTTGTTAATTATTATTGGCTGTCAAAGCTTTTTCTGAAAACAAAAATTCCATTAAGGGTTCTCTGTACGCACGATTGCTTTTCTTTTAAAGATCTTAAGGGTGGAAAAAATGCTTGGATGTGTACAAGTGCTAATGAAGAGGCTAAGGCTTTACAACGTTGTGATGTTGTTTTGGGACTACAACAGGATGAGTCTACATATTTTTCGTATTTAGCTCCGTTAAGTAAAGTTTATACAGTTTATTGTCCTTATAAGTATTATGCGCAGCCTATAGCTGGGAATCACAATATTATGTTCTTATCTGGGCCGAATGGGTATAACTTGGAGGGGCTAAATTGGTTTGTTGATGAAATTTTGCCCTTGATAAAAGACCGCTATGCTGATGCAAAACTTATTATTGGGGGAGGAGTCTGCAAAGTCTTGACTAGATTGAAAGGCAGAACAGATGTCGAACTGCTTGGGTTTGTGAATGATCCTTATGAATTTTGGGCCAGGGGCGATGTGGCTATAAATCCGACCTTTAGGGGCACAGGCCTGAAAATAAAAACTTTTGAAGCGATATCTTTCGATAAAGTTGTCATGGTTCATCCCCATAGTGCAGTAGGGATTTTTAAATGCGATTCGGCACCTTTGTTTGCTTCGGAAAATCCGCAAAAATGGGTGGATTTTATCAGTAAAGTATGGAGCTCTTGTGGCGAAATTGAATCTATAAAATCAAAAAACTGCCAGTATATAGAAAATCTTAATGGATATATAAGAGAACAGTTCAAAGAAATGTTAAATTGTTGTGATAAATAA